In a single window of the Blastopirellula marina genome:
- a CDS encoding DUF6655 family protein, whose amino-acid sequence MKNQWKHRIVCLALGTATLVFGGCRSTVRVTDSAESGTQQLLMNSSADAVICSFDFTLLADRRCYLDTTGLGKANSGYLTYRLREQMGSFGVRLSETRDDAEVIVEAGLAAYGTDSRRDTVGITDVDRLPDLYLCVDDVQYGVAKLSLFAREKETGLVIWHSGAMRADSYQDIRKVLGSGPYYTGTIQHSGTRVGH is encoded by the coding sequence ATGAAGAACCAGTGGAAGCATCGAATTGTTTGCCTGGCACTTGGTACGGCGACGCTCGTTTTTGGTGGTTGCCGTTCGACGGTGCGTGTTACTGATTCCGCGGAGTCAGGTACGCAACAACTGCTGATGAATTCCTCTGCCGATGCCGTTATCTGTTCCTTCGATTTCACACTTTTGGCGGATCGACGTTGCTATTTAGACACCACCGGCCTCGGTAAAGCCAATAGCGGATATCTGACCTACCGTCTCCGCGAGCAGATGGGGAGTTTTGGCGTTCGCCTGTCCGAGACACGGGACGACGCGGAAGTCATCGTCGAAGCAGGCCTGGCGGCTTACGGGACCGATTCGCGCAGAGACACCGTCGGCATTACCGATGTCGATCGGTTGCCAGATCTTTATCTCTGTGTCGACGATGTACAATACGGCGTCGCCAAGTTGTCCTTGTTTGCTCGAGAGAAGGAAACGGGCTTAGTGATTTGGCACTCTGGGGCGATGCGAGCCGATTCGTACCAAGATATACGCAAGGTTCTGGGAAGTGGGCCCTATTACACGGGCACAATTCAGCATTCGGGCACGCGGGTTGGCCATTAA
- a CDS encoding sodium:solute symporter family protein, translated as MLLGFWDWLSIVAFFVFSLVVGVVVARKAGTNTQEYFTGGRSMPWWLLGISMVATTFSADTPNLVTDIVRNHGVAGNWMWWSFLLTGMLTVFVYARLWRRSGVLTDIEFYELRYSGKSAAFLRGFRAIYLGIVFNVFVMASVSLAAIKIGNVLLGIEPIYTVLIAGIVTVIYSSLGGLRGVLITDFVQFILAMIGSVAAAYVALQQPEVGGLSGLLAHENVQQSLSFFPSTEDPDWWSIAVIPLMIAWWSVWYPGAEPGGGGYVAQRMLAAKNEDNAVGAVFLFNAVHYAVRPWPWIIVALCSMIVFPNLESLHAAFPNSTELVGNDMAYPAMLTFLPPGLLGLTAASLIAAYMSTISTHLNWGSSYVVHDFYKRFVREKSSEKEQVMVGRLCTFVLMLLSGALAISMETALGNFQIILQIGAGTGLIFILRWFWWRINSASEIAAMVFSFLVAIYFRLVHPHTGLPQFDASQELVLGVFLTTVGWMIVTFLTKPTDRETLIEFCKIVRPGGPGWKALESDLPEMGPEAPPATWPVPQELFCMVLGCVCVYSVLFATGYLIVQNVLGAVIGFVVACVTGLLLVRFWRSLPR; from the coding sequence ATGCTACTTGGGTTTTGGGATTGGCTGTCGATCGTCGCGTTCTTCGTGTTTTCGCTTGTGGTCGGCGTGGTCGTGGCGAGAAAGGCGGGGACGAATACCCAGGAGTACTTCACCGGTGGGCGAAGCATGCCGTGGTGGCTGCTAGGGATTTCGATGGTCGCGACCACGTTCTCGGCAGATACGCCGAATCTGGTGACCGACATCGTCCGTAACCATGGTGTTGCTGGAAACTGGATGTGGTGGTCGTTCTTGCTGACCGGCATGTTGACGGTTTTCGTTTACGCTCGATTGTGGCGACGATCGGGCGTGTTAACCGATATCGAATTCTACGAGCTGCGTTACAGTGGAAAGTCGGCGGCTTTCCTACGCGGCTTTCGGGCGATTTATCTGGGGATCGTCTTCAACGTGTTTGTCATGGCCTCGGTTTCGTTGGCGGCGATCAAAATCGGTAACGTCCTATTAGGAATTGAGCCGATCTATACGGTGCTCATCGCGGGAATCGTGACCGTGATCTACAGTTCGCTCGGCGGTTTACGGGGTGTATTGATCACCGACTTTGTCCAGTTCATCCTGGCGATGATCGGATCGGTAGCAGCCGCGTACGTTGCTTTGCAGCAACCAGAGGTCGGTGGCTTGTCAGGACTGCTTGCGCACGAGAACGTGCAGCAGTCACTCTCCTTTTTTCCGAGCACGGAAGATCCTGATTGGTGGAGCATTGCCGTCATTCCGTTAATGATCGCGTGGTGGAGCGTATGGTATCCGGGAGCCGAACCAGGAGGTGGTGGCTATGTAGCTCAGCGAATGTTAGCCGCCAAGAACGAGGACAATGCCGTTGGCGCTGTGTTCCTGTTTAATGCTGTGCATTACGCGGTGCGGCCATGGCCTTGGATTATCGTCGCACTTTGCTCGATGATTGTCTTTCCCAACTTAGAGTCGCTGCATGCCGCGTTTCCAAATTCCACAGAGCTAGTTGGCAACGACATGGCCTATCCGGCGATGCTCACGTTTCTTCCGCCAGGCCTTTTGGGGTTAACGGCCGCCTCGTTGATTGCGGCGTACATGTCGACGATTTCGACTCACTTGAACTGGGGGTCGTCTTATGTCGTGCACGACTTCTACAAACGTTTTGTGAGGGAAAAAAGTAGCGAGAAAGAACAGGTCATGGTCGGACGTCTTTGTACGTTCGTGCTCATGTTGCTTTCCGGGGCACTGGCCATCAGCATGGAGACGGCGCTGGGCAACTTTCAAATCATCCTGCAAATCGGCGCTGGGACCGGGCTAATCTTTATCTTGCGATGGTTCTGGTGGCGGATTAATTCCGCGAGTGAAATCGCTGCAATGGTGTTTTCGTTTCTCGTCGCGATCTACTTCCGATTGGTTCATCCGCACACCGGCTTGCCACAGTTTGATGCTTCGCAGGAGTTAGTCCTTGGGGTCTTTCTCACGACGGTTGGCTGGATGATCGTGACGTTTCTGACGAAGCCCACCGACCGAGAAACGTTGATCGAATTTTGCAAAATCGTTCGGCCTGGCGGGCCAGGTTGGAAAGCCCTTGAATCTGATCTGCCAGAGATGGGGCCCGAGGCGCCACCAGCCACGTGGCCAGTTCCACAAGAGTTGTTTTGTATGGTTTTAGGATGCGTCTGTGTTTATAGCGTACTCTTTGCGACCGGCTATTTAATCGTGCAGAACGTCCTTGGAGCTGTGATTGGTTTTGTCGTGGCTTGCGTCACCGGCTTACTTCTGGTCCGATTCTGGCGAAGTCTGCCACGATAA
- a CDS encoding 2-oxo acid dehydrogenase subunit E2 has protein sequence MAIDVQLPDLGDGIESGDVLAVHVSVGDTIEKGQTLIEIETDKATVDVPSTQGGKVTKIHVKAGDTVAVHAPLVSLDAAASGGSAPAEEAPPAEKPAPPAEEPKAAEPAPEPAPEAPAPAPAKPAPPKPAPVNVAPPKPAPAPVADAPAADESVPAGPAVRRFAREVGVDLRNVQGSGPNGRIEREDVLRTVRDLNQGTSSAGKGEAAAPAASGSLPSLTGEAHTDKYGPVRIEKMKKIRKVTAAQMTKSWTTAPRVTNFDDADITALEELRQQSKDDYAEAGVKLTTMPFLIKAVAVALREHPELNASIDMEQEQVIYKDYVNVGIAVDSDRGLLVPNMKNTDRMSIPDIARSLQQTASDIRGNTFEMSTLQGGTFTISNLGAIGGTYSTPIINVPEVAILLVGRSRKMPVVVKDQIVARLMMPLSLSYDHRLVDGATAGRFLNEVKGLLENPSKLLMAP, from the coding sequence ATGGCGATAGACGTACAACTTCCTGACTTGGGCGATGGAATCGAATCAGGCGACGTGCTGGCCGTCCATGTTTCGGTGGGCGATACGATCGAAAAAGGGCAAACCCTGATCGAAATCGAAACCGACAAGGCCACCGTCGATGTTCCGAGCACCCAAGGGGGCAAAGTCACCAAGATTCACGTGAAGGCGGGAGATACGGTCGCGGTTCACGCACCTCTGGTTTCCCTCGATGCAGCCGCATCCGGCGGTTCCGCACCTGCTGAAGAAGCACCACCAGCGGAAAAACCGGCACCTCCCGCTGAAGAACCGAAAGCTGCTGAGCCTGCTCCTGAACCTGCGCCCGAGGCACCAGCCCCGGCTCCGGCCAAGCCTGCTCCGCCGAAGCCGGCCCCGGTTAATGTGGCTCCTCCTAAGCCAGCTCCGGCCCCGGTTGCCGATGCCCCTGCAGCCGATGAAAGCGTTCCGGCTGGACCGGCCGTTCGTCGCTTCGCTCGTGAAGTCGGTGTCGACCTGCGAAATGTTCAGGGCAGCGGCCCCAATGGACGCATCGAACGAGAGGACGTTTTACGTACCGTACGTGATTTGAACCAAGGAACGTCTTCCGCTGGTAAGGGCGAAGCCGCAGCTCCGGCTGCTTCCGGTTCATTGCCATCGCTGACAGGCGAAGCTCACACCGACAAGTACGGTCCGGTTCGCATCGAGAAGATGAAGAAGATCCGTAAGGTGACGGCCGCTCAGATGACCAAGAGCTGGACGACCGCCCCACGCGTGACCAACTTCGACGATGCCGACATCACCGCGCTGGAAGAACTCCGTCAACAGTCGAAGGACGACTACGCCGAAGCAGGCGTCAAGCTGACCACGATGCCGTTCCTGATCAAAGCGGTTGCGGTTGCCCTGCGAGAGCATCCAGAACTGAATGCTTCGATCGATATGGAGCAGGAACAGGTCATCTACAAAGATTACGTGAACGTCGGCATCGCTGTCGATTCCGATCGCGGTCTGTTGGTTCCGAACATGAAGAATACCGACCGCATGTCGATCCCTGACATCGCTCGCAGCTTGCAGCAGACGGCCTCTGATATTCGTGGCAACACGTTCGAGATGTCGACTCTGCAGGGCGGTACCTTCACGATCAGTAACCTGGGCGCGATTGGTGGAACTTACTCCACGCCAATTATCAACGTCCCAGAAGTTGCGATCTTGTTGGTCGGTCGCTCGCGTAAGATGCCGGTCGTCGTCAAGGACCAAATCGTGGCCCGCTTGATGATGCCACTAAGCCTGTCGTACGACCATCGCTTGGTCGACGGAGCCACCGCCGGTCGCTTCCTGAACGAAGTGAAAGGCCTGCTGGAGAACCCCAGCAAGTTGCTGATGGCCCCGTAG
- a CDS encoding RNA polymerase sigma factor gives MDRIRPDQVDRAHVYRFAVSLCRDRWVADDLAQEAILRAMHFNGTFVDRIELRKWLFRVTHNLWIDGIRKSAADTNHPLQLHDVVDHGDLPEQILEINEQLETAFEEMQRLPATQRQVLHLRVVEGLSVDEVAETLSMTRGAVKTNLSLARKRMREMIPTNDEPCSARRDHEELL, from the coding sequence GTGGATCGGATACGCCCAGATCAAGTCGATCGTGCCCACGTTTACCGATTCGCGGTCAGCTTGTGTCGTGACCGTTGGGTGGCGGACGACCTGGCGCAAGAGGCGATTTTGCGGGCCATGCATTTCAATGGAACGTTTGTCGATCGGATTGAGTTGCGAAAGTGGCTGTTTCGTGTGACGCATAACTTATGGATCGATGGTATCCGAAAGTCAGCGGCAGATACGAATCATCCATTGCAACTTCACGATGTGGTGGACCACGGTGATCTTCCGGAGCAGATCCTGGAGATAAACGAACAATTAGAAACAGCGTTCGAGGAAATGCAGCGTCTGCCTGCCACCCAGCGACAGGTCTTGCATTTGCGTGTGGTCGAAGGACTGAGCGTGGACGAGGTTGCAGAAACGCTCAGCATGACTCGCGGCGCGGTGAAGACGAATCTTTCACTCGCCCGAAAACGCATGCGAGAAATGATTCCAACGAACGACGAACCATGCTCTGCGCGGAGAGATCATGAAGAACTGCTGTAA
- a CDS encoding secretin N-terminal domain-containing protein has translation MIRVCLTLFSICLAVSATQAQEPENSYSGQIKVFQLENLDPEAAARMLKDVLGKSDGETLTVNPEQKNLIVNGSPKRLELIEAILLKLDESPKKSPGTLRVYQLKFAKALELVGVLSDVFSGRDDLNSIRLGVDDKTNSVVAYGSTKAHEEIVQLIESLDRATSPEVQQVAKSIRFEVYWIAEGVKGREVPEEVEKVLSKQGDKLGIQMPSLVASASTACYLDGTNRSGMISFRNIKGAETLELDCEAMVTPLSDKTFKLDLRLSAGGASKTSIQTIVRTQIDHLVFVASTTISGETVKPTVFVLKVSEEQDSTPVKVAK, from the coding sequence ATGATTCGAGTTTGCTTGACATTGTTTTCGATTTGCTTAGCCGTGAGTGCGACTCAGGCCCAGGAACCTGAGAATAGCTATTCGGGGCAGATCAAAGTCTTCCAGCTGGAGAACCTCGACCCCGAGGCGGCTGCAAGAATGCTGAAAGACGTCTTGGGAAAGTCGGATGGCGAGACGCTCACCGTCAATCCAGAGCAAAAGAACCTGATCGTCAATGGTTCGCCCAAGCGTCTTGAATTGATCGAAGCCATTTTGCTGAAGCTTGATGAATCGCCGAAGAAATCTCCAGGGACATTACGGGTCTATCAATTGAAGTTTGCGAAAGCTCTTGAACTGGTGGGCGTTTTGTCAGATGTTTTTTCTGGCCGTGACGATTTGAATAGTATTCGCTTAGGCGTAGATGACAAGACGAACTCGGTTGTCGCATACGGATCGACAAAAGCCCACGAGGAGATTGTCCAATTGATCGAAAGTCTCGATCGTGCAACAAGCCCAGAAGTACAGCAGGTCGCGAAATCGATTCGGTTTGAGGTTTACTGGATCGCCGAGGGAGTGAAGGGCAGGGAAGTTCCCGAGGAAGTAGAAAAGGTATTAAGTAAGCAGGGAGATAAATTAGGGATCCAGATGCCGAGCCTCGTTGCGAGCGCGTCGACTGCTTGTTATCTGGACGGTACGAATCGAAGCGGGATGATCTCGTTCAGAAACATCAAAGGGGCCGAAACGTTGGAACTGGACTGCGAGGCGATGGTCACTCCGCTGAGCGACAAAACATTCAAGCTCGATTTACGCTTGTCGGCCGGTGGAGCATCGAAGACTTCGATTCAAACAATCGTCCGTACGCAAATCGATCATCTCGTGTTCGTCGCTTCCACAACAATCAGCGGTGAGACCGTGAAGCCGACCGTCTTTGTTTTGAAGGTATCTGAAGAACAAGATTCTACGCCGGTCAAAGTGGCCAAGTAG
- the aceE gene encoding pyruvate dehydrogenase (acetyl-transferring), homodimeric type has product MMPAEENLMRNNPSTFAADVDPAETQEWLDSLDYVLEGKGEDRVRFLLSALENRAHARGVDIPFAANTPYINTIHSSDQPAYPGNREFERRIKSIIRWNAMAMVTRANKNFEGLGGHISTFASSATLVEVAFNHFLRGRGSGYEGDQVYFQGHASPGIYSRAFVEGRLTEENLECFRRELQPVMGLSSYPHPWLMPEFWEFPTVSMGLGPICSIYQARFNRYLHDRGLKDTSKTRVWAFIGDGECDEPETLGAISLASREQLDNLTWVINCNLQRLDGPVRGNGKIIQELEAVFRGAGWNVIKVVWGSDWDPLLEADKSGLLVKRMEEVVDGQYQKYVVESGDYIRKHFFGKYPELLELVKNYSDERLQKMVRGGHDPEKVYAAYKAATECKGKPTVVIAKTIKGYGLGEAGEGRNVTHNQKKLNEEELREFRTRFSIPISDEEVVKAPFYRPPEDSAEMRYLKKRREELGGPVPSRPKNVPTSKVPSIDEYKEFLGGSRGKEMSTTMGFVRLLTKLCKDENIGNQIVPIVPDESRTFGMEGMFRQVGIYAHSGQLYEPVDSDQLMYYKEAKDGQILEEGITEAGSMSSFIAAGNAYSQHGINMIPFFIYYSMFGFQRIGDLVWCAADTRAKGFLIGGTAGRTTLNGEGLQHQDGHSHLNAIAFPTVRSYDVCYAYETAVIVLDGMKKLYAEGETAIYYITVGNENYVNPEMPAGAEEGIIRGIYKLSNQAAEKPRATVQLMGSGTITRCVLDAAQILAEKYNIASDVWAVTSYTELRRDSQSVERWNMFHPTEEPKKSYLETVMEGVEGPFISASDNVRAWAEQIRPYLPGQMVALGTDGMGRSETREALRRHFEVDAESVVIATLYELARTGKIERSEVAKAIKDLNYDADKPNPYFA; this is encoded by the coding sequence ATGATGCCAGCCGAAGAGAATCTGATGCGGAACAACCCGTCGACTTTCGCAGCCGACGTCGACCCAGCAGAGACTCAAGAGTGGCTCGACTCACTCGATTACGTATTGGAAGGCAAAGGGGAGGATCGGGTTCGGTTCCTTCTTTCCGCTTTAGAAAACCGAGCACATGCTCGTGGCGTCGATATTCCATTCGCCGCCAACACGCCGTACATCAATACGATCCACTCTTCGGATCAGCCTGCTTACCCAGGCAATCGCGAATTTGAACGTCGCATCAAAAGCATCATTCGCTGGAACGCGATGGCGATGGTGACGCGGGCCAACAAGAACTTTGAAGGTCTCGGTGGTCACATCAGCACTTTCGCTTCCAGTGCGACCCTCGTGGAAGTTGCTTTCAACCACTTCTTGCGTGGTCGCGGCAGCGGCTACGAAGGGGACCAGGTTTACTTCCAAGGCCATGCTTCGCCAGGTATCTACTCGCGAGCCTTTGTGGAAGGTCGTCTGACGGAAGAAAACCTCGAATGCTTCCGCCGCGAACTGCAGCCGGTGATGGGGCTGTCGTCGTACCCGCATCCTTGGTTGATGCCCGAATTCTGGGAATTCCCAACGGTCAGCATGGGCTTGGGACCGATCTGTTCGATCTACCAGGCCCGTTTCAACCGCTATTTGCACGATCGCGGCTTGAAAGACACCAGTAAGACGCGTGTGTGGGCATTTATCGGTGACGGTGAGTGTGACGAACCAGAAACGCTAGGTGCGATCAGCCTGGCTTCGCGTGAACAACTCGACAATCTGACCTGGGTGATCAACTGCAACTTGCAGCGACTCGACGGTCCGGTTCGTGGTAACGGTAAGATCATCCAGGAACTGGAAGCGGTCTTCCGCGGTGCCGGTTGGAACGTAATCAAAGTGGTTTGGGGTAGCGACTGGGATCCGCTGTTGGAAGCGGACAAATCAGGTTTGCTCGTCAAACGCATGGAGGAAGTGGTCGACGGTCAGTACCAGAAGTACGTCGTCGAAAGTGGTGACTACATCCGTAAGCATTTCTTCGGCAAATACCCTGAGCTGTTGGAACTGGTCAAAAACTACTCCGACGAACGTCTGCAGAAGATGGTCCGTGGTGGCCACGACCCTGAAAAGGTATACGCCGCATACAAGGCTGCCACGGAATGCAAGGGCAAGCCGACCGTCGTCATTGCCAAGACGATTAAAGGTTACGGACTGGGCGAAGCGGGCGAAGGCCGTAATGTCACCCATAACCAGAAGAAGCTCAACGAGGAAGAACTCCGAGAGTTCCGAACTCGCTTCAGCATTCCGATCTCCGACGAAGAAGTGGTCAAAGCACCGTTCTACCGTCCGCCGGAAGATAGCGCCGAAATGCGTTACCTGAAGAAGCGTCGCGAAGAATTGGGTGGACCTGTTCCTTCCCGTCCGAAGAACGTGCCGACTTCGAAGGTTCCTTCGATTGACGAGTACAAAGAATTCCTCGGTGGAAGCCGCGGCAAGGAAATGTCGACCACGATGGGCTTCGTCCGCCTGCTGACCAAGCTGTGCAAGGACGAAAACATCGGTAACCAGATCGTGCCGATCGTCCCGGACGAATCGCGGACGTTTGGTATGGAAGGTATGTTCCGCCAAGTCGGTATCTATGCCCACTCCGGTCAGTTGTACGAGCCGGTCGACTCCGATCAGCTGATGTACTACAAGGAAGCCAAAGACGGTCAGATTCTGGAAGAAGGGATCACCGAAGCGGGCTCGATGTCGTCGTTCATCGCGGCAGGCAATGCCTACTCGCAGCACGGCATCAACATGATTCCGTTCTTCATTTACTACAGCATGTTCGGCTTCCAACGCATCGGCGATCTCGTCTGGTGTGCGGCTGACACGCGTGCCAAGGGCTTCTTGATCGGTGGTACCGCCGGTCGTACGACCCTCAACGGCGAAGGGCTTCAGCACCAAGACGGCCACAGCCACCTGAATGCGATCGCATTCCCAACGGTTCGTTCTTACGACGTTTGCTACGCTTACGAAACGGCGGTGATCGTTCTCGACGGTATGAAGAAGCTGTACGCCGAGGGCGAAACGGCGATCTACTATATCACCGTCGGTAACGAAAACTACGTCAACCCTGAGATGCCTGCTGGTGCCGAGGAAGGCATCATCCGCGGTATTTACAAGCTGAGCAACCAAGCTGCAGAAAAGCCGCGAGCAACGGTTCAGCTCATGGGAAGCGGTACGATTACCCGTTGCGTCCTCGATGCAGCCCAGATTCTGGCCGAGAAGTACAACATCGCCAGCGACGTGTGGGCTGTGACCAGTTACACCGAACTTCGTCGCGACTCGCAATCGGTTGAACGATGGAACATGTTCCACCCAACCGAAGAGCCGAAGAAGTCGTACCTGGAAACGGTCATGGAAGGGGTTGAAGGTCCCTTCATCTCTGCTTCCGACAATGTCCGAGCATGGGCCGAACAAATTCGTCCTTACCTGCCTGGCCAGATGGTGGCTTTGGGTACCGATGGGATGGGCCGTAGCGAAACCCGCGAGGCCCTGCGTCGCCACTTTGAAGTCGACGCCGAATCGGTCGTCATTGCCACTCTTTATGAATTGGCTCGTACCGGAAAGATCGAGCGATCCGAAGTGGCCAAGGCGATCAAGGATTTGAACTACGACGCCGACAAGCCGAATCCCTACTTCGCATAA
- a CDS encoding anti-sigma factor family protein, with protein sequence MKNCCNRIDDYLDGDLSDEEQADWIALARECPDCQEVLRQQQQVDRLLKTACELIDTPEKELPAVDAVAPAKLSARSLVVALLALAASVGFFFVLRETFIERKEPTPRPPVEVVSVEPISSKRDVPAIEANASETIVTSRSGLVVPIASNSEFTIVKVVPEFVRTIPLPISSSSRIGESR encoded by the coding sequence ATGAAGAACTGCTGTAACCGAATCGACGATTATTTGGATGGCGATCTCAGCGATGAGGAGCAGGCAGATTGGATCGCGTTGGCTCGGGAGTGCCCTGATTGCCAGGAAGTGCTCCGCCAACAACAGCAAGTCGATCGTTTGCTGAAAACAGCCTGCGAGTTGATCGATACGCCAGAGAAGGAACTTCCGGCTGTCGATGCTGTCGCTCCGGCGAAATTGTCCGCGCGTTCGCTCGTCGTTGCGTTGTTGGCTTTGGCAGCGAGCGTGGGATTTTTTTTCGTTCTTCGAGAAACATTCATCGAAAGAAAAGAGCCGACGCCAAGACCGCCGGTTGAAGTTGTTTCGGTTGAACCGATTTCATCCAAACGCGATGTTCCTGCGATAGAAGCGAATGCGTCAGAGACGATCGTCACCTCTCGTTCGGGACTCGTCGTTCCGATCGCTAGTAATTCTGAATTCACGATCGTCAAAGTTGTTCCAGAGTTCGTTCGTACGATTCCCCTTCCAATAAGTAGTTCTTCTCGAATTGGAGAATCACGATGA
- a CDS encoding DUF1559 domain-containing protein — MPITSSYRRGFTLVELLVVIAIIGVLIALLLPAVQQARESARRMQCSNNLKQLGLAAHNFQDTYGYLPGGARDGHTTYDWNCCNSRHSSGWSWMFQLLPYIEQNAIYELGKSGDSSDNVANPNHSKVAATFTPVFNCPSRRGIQAINGSYRADYAASGGESSKPNSLTSGPAGVIRQTESTGWKNTIERIKDGSSNTIMFGEKALNDNSWGSDGGDNEPWNNAGWDQDIVRYGALIYSSTNYGVPPIPDKKSNQKDSAGKWGFDPSVPNANTWFPNTAWHTFFGSAHPAGALFVLGDGSVHHVPFNVDAETMRRLSIANDGLTVELP; from the coding sequence GTGCCCATTACTTCGTCCTATCGACGTGGTTTCACCCTCGTCGAACTGTTGGTTGTAATCGCGATCATTGGTGTGTTGATTGCCTTGCTACTGCCGGCCGTTCAACAGGCTCGCGAATCTGCCCGCCGCATGCAGTGCAGCAACAATCTGAAGCAGCTCGGTCTGGCTGCCCACAATTTCCAAGACACATACGGCTACCTCCCAGGTGGTGCTCGCGACGGCCACACCACCTACGATTGGAACTGTTGCAACTCGCGGCACTCGTCCGGCTGGAGCTGGATGTTCCAACTGCTTCCTTACATCGAGCAAAATGCCATTTACGAACTCGGCAAGTCGGGTGACTCTTCCGATAACGTTGCCAACCCGAATCATTCGAAGGTGGCCGCGACGTTCACGCCTGTTTTCAACTGCCCGTCGCGCCGTGGCATCCAAGCGATCAACGGTTCGTACCGTGCGGACTACGCCGCGAGCGGTGGGGAGTCGAGCAAACCGAACAGCTTGACCAGTGGTCCAGCTGGCGTTATTCGTCAAACCGAATCGACCGGATGGAAAAACACCATCGAACGGATCAAAGACGGATCGTCCAACACGATCATGTTTGGCGAAAAGGCTTTGAACGACAATTCATGGGGTTCGGATGGTGGTGATAACGAACCTTGGAACAACGCCGGTTGGGACCAAGACATCGTCCGTTACGGTGCGTTGATCTACTCCAGCACCAACTACGGTGTTCCTCCGATTCCGGACAAGAAGAGCAACCAGAAGGATTCGGCTGGCAAGTGGGGGTTTGATCCTTCGGTTCCTAATGCCAACACCTGGTTCCCGAACACCGCTTGGCACACCTTCTTCGGATCGGCTCACCCAGCGGGCGCTTTATTCGTCCTCGGTGACGGTTCCGTCCATCACGTTCCATTCAATGTCGACGCCGAAACCATGCGTCGTCTATCCATCGCCAACGACGGCCTGACAGTCGAACTCCCGTAA